One Micromonospora eburnea genomic region harbors:
- a CDS encoding nucleotidyltransferase domain-containing protein: protein MAVLPAAAQALVTRYLDEVDAVLPGFVEGLYVVGSAALGAWQIGVSDIDTLIVTARPAGAEDLAALAEIHAGMPAGPYLDGVYLDRDTFAARPIDRLTVPFVVNGQFHTDRPCGELHPVVWLILQRYGLPVRGPAVADLGLQVDPDALRRFNLDNLRTYWAPLADRLRAALHGLPDDEPVEATECRGEGVVWCVLGPARLHFTLANDDVIPKAGAGVYLAGIAPSYGPLAERAVRWRQGKPVAFTVADARAAADSIDAVVADAVRRWG, encoded by the coding sequence ATGGCCGTCCTGCCCGCGGCGGCCCAGGCACTGGTCACCCGATATCTCGATGAGGTGGATGCGGTCCTGCCCGGGTTCGTGGAGGGGTTGTACGTCGTCGGGTCGGCAGCCCTCGGAGCGTGGCAGATCGGGGTGAGTGACATCGACACCCTGATAGTCACCGCACGCCCGGCCGGTGCCGAGGACCTGGCCGCTCTGGCCGAGATCCATGCCGGCATGCCCGCTGGGCCGTACCTCGACGGGGTCTACCTCGATCGGGACACCTTCGCTGCGCGGCCGATCGATCGGCTTACCGTTCCGTTCGTGGTCAATGGGCAGTTCCACACCGACAGGCCGTGCGGTGAACTGCACCCGGTCGTCTGGCTGATCCTGCAACGGTACGGGTTGCCCGTCCGCGGCCCCGCCGTCGCCGATCTCGGCCTGCAGGTGGATCCCGACGCACTGCGGCGTTTCAACCTGGACAACCTTCGGACCTACTGGGCGCCGTTGGCGGACAGGCTCCGAGCTGCGCTGCACGGCCTGCCCGATGACGAACCGGTCGAGGCCACGGAATGTAGGGGCGAGGGCGTGGTGTGGTGCGTGCTCGGACCGGCGCGCCTGCACTTCACGCTGGCGAACGACGACGTGATCCCCAAGGCCGGTGCCGGTGTGTACCTGGCCGGGATAGCTCCCTCGTACGGGCCGCTGGCGGAGCGCGCCGTCCGGTGGCGTCAAGGTAAACCTGTGGCCTTCACCGTCGCCGACGCGCGGGCCGCTGCGGACTCCATCGACGCCGTAGTGGCGGATGCGGTGCGGAGATGGGGCTGA
- a CDS encoding response regulator, translating to MPPVRSGVRVDDSLTALCIPGVSAAHFRPHNRTVQFRTVSDGPSSGITVLVIDDHPVVCRGMTSLLQGEDWVGQVWEAGTVADARRIATLEGPHVAIVDLGLPDGDGIELTAQLTAAVPGCATIVMTMTNDPDTIQAALAAGAKGYLLKDASPELLVAAVRTVASGGRALGPGVDPESRGGRPTSRGRPVDLLTERERHLLGLLARGHTNRDIAAQLSLSEKTVRNQVSIIIGKLGVTGRVQAALLARQSGLA from the coding sequence ATGCCGCCGGTCAGGTCAGGCGTGAGGGTTGACGATTCGCTGACTGCACTTTGCATTCCCGGAGTATCGGCAGCGCATTTCCGCCCGCACAACAGAACGGTACAGTTCCGGACTGTGAGCGATGGGCCATCGTCCGGAATCACTGTGCTGGTGATCGATGATCACCCCGTGGTCTGCCGGGGCATGACCTCACTCCTGCAGGGTGAGGACTGGGTCGGTCAGGTGTGGGAGGCGGGCACGGTGGCCGACGCGCGCCGGATCGCCACCCTGGAGGGCCCACACGTCGCGATCGTCGACCTCGGGCTGCCCGACGGGGACGGGATCGAGTTGACGGCGCAGTTGACAGCCGCGGTTCCCGGCTGCGCCACCATCGTCATGACCATGACCAACGACCCGGACACCATCCAGGCGGCACTCGCCGCCGGAGCAAAGGGCTACCTGCTCAAGGACGCCTCGCCGGAGCTGTTGGTGGCGGCGGTCCGGACTGTCGCCAGCGGCGGCCGGGCACTGGGTCCCGGGGTGGACCCGGAGTCGCGTGGTGGTCGTCCGACGTCTCGTGGCCGTCCCGTCGACCTGCTGACCGAACGCGAGCGGCACCTGCTCGGCCTGCTGGCGCGGGGTCACACCAACCGGGACATCGCGGCCCAGTTGTCGCTCAGCGAGAAGACCGTCCGCAACCAGGTCTCCATCATCATCGGAAAGCTCGGCGTCACCGGCCGGGTGCAGGCCGCGCTGCTGGCCCGGCAGTCCGGCCTGGCCTGA
- a CDS encoding class I SAM-dependent methyltransferase produces MADECFGQPRLAAIYDALDCDRSDLDAYVRMAEEFEARRVLDIGCGTGVFALLLAPRGIEVVGVDPAGASIDVARSKPGSERVRWICGDSAALPPLRVDLATMTGNVAQAIADPRMWQSTLRRAYEALRPGGRLVFETRDPARRAWEEWNREESYRVTGIPGVGVVESWVQVIEVSLPLVTFRWTYVFAADGQVLTSDSTLRFRERQEVEAELVAQGYVVEDVRDAPDRPGREFVFVARRPW; encoded by the coding sequence ATGGCCGACGAGTGCTTCGGGCAGCCAAGGCTCGCCGCGATCTACGACGCGCTCGATTGCGACCGCAGTGATCTCGACGCGTACGTCCGGATGGCCGAGGAGTTCGAGGCACGCCGAGTGCTGGACATCGGCTGCGGGACGGGAGTGTTCGCTCTTCTCCTGGCTCCTCGCGGGATCGAGGTCGTTGGGGTCGACCCGGCCGGGGCATCCATCGATGTGGCTCGGAGCAAGCCGGGCAGTGAACGGGTGCGCTGGATCTGCGGTGACTCGGCGGCACTCCCACCGCTACGGGTCGACCTGGCGACCATGACGGGGAACGTCGCCCAGGCCATCGCCGATCCGAGAATGTGGCAGTCGACCCTGCGGAGGGCTTACGAAGCCCTGCGGCCAGGCGGGCGTCTGGTGTTCGAGACCCGGGATCCGGCCAGGCGTGCCTGGGAGGAGTGGAACCGGGAGGAGTCGTACCGGGTGACGGGGATACCGGGCGTTGGCGTGGTCGAGAGCTGGGTCCAGGTCATCGAGGTGAGTCTGCCGCTGGTGACGTTCCGTTGGACCTACGTCTTCGCCGCGGACGGGCAGGTGCTGACGTCGGATTCGACACTGCGGTTCCGCGAGCGGCAGGAGGTCGAGGCGGAACTGGTCGCGCAAGGGTACGTGGTGGAGGACGTCCGGGACGCACCCGACCGCCCGGGCCGGGAGTTCGTTTTCGTCGCGCGGCGACCGTGGTGA
- a CDS encoding sulfotransferase domain-containing protein → MTDNARWARSGPSPSGRYGRRQPMASQDPGNALIISTGRCGSTLLSDLIAEQADTLSVRDFLISATPWAELDGDLSGAEYWAMLSRPKPELSTLYRLGLPPREVRYPAHGRWAGSLDELPWVLAVTLSSISTDPDALFDTLAARVPDFPRQPVQRHHHMFLDLLTARTNRRRWVESSGGSSYLAPDLLRAFPSARIVHLTRNWTDTAESMRRHPAFQLFQLRAECLGRGLDPFGLSPGQAVPEDLVDLLPDRLAAETLRERGRDVRRYLWLCAFMSSQAEQAFAEQPARHLLHLRYEDLVADPVGELGRLGRFLDFEDSAEWARRMADRVVAAGAHSRSRPVGTAG, encoded by the coding sequence TTGACCGACAACGCGCGATGGGCCCGATCGGGCCCATCGCCAAGCGGACGGTACGGCAGGAGGCAGCCCATGGCTTCGCAGGATCCCGGCAACGCGCTCATCATCAGCACCGGCCGCTGCGGTTCGACGCTGCTGTCCGACCTGATCGCCGAACAGGCCGACACGCTGTCCGTGCGGGATTTCCTCATCTCGGCGACGCCCTGGGCCGAGCTGGACGGCGACCTCAGCGGCGCCGAGTACTGGGCGATGTTGAGCCGCCCCAAACCGGAACTGTCCACGCTGTATCGGCTCGGGCTGCCGCCCAGGGAAGTGCGCTATCCCGCTCACGGGCGCTGGGCCGGTAGCCTGGACGAGCTTCCCTGGGTGCTGGCCGTCACCCTGTCGAGCATATCCACAGATCCCGATGCCCTGTTCGACACCCTCGCGGCGCGGGTGCCCGACTTTCCCCGCCAACCGGTGCAGAGGCATCACCACATGTTCCTGGACCTGCTCACCGCCCGCACCAACCGGCGGCGGTGGGTCGAAAGCTCCGGTGGCTCCAGCTACCTCGCCCCAGATCTGCTGCGGGCCTTTCCGTCGGCCAGGATTGTGCACCTGACCCGGAACTGGACGGACACCGCCGAGTCGATGCGGCGGCACCCCGCGTTCCAGCTTTTCCAGTTGCGGGCCGAATGCCTCGGTCGTGGCCTGGATCCGTTTGGCCTGTCGCCCGGCCAGGCGGTGCCGGAGGATCTGGTCGACCTCCTGCCCGACCGGTTGGCCGCGGAGACCCTGCGGGAACGGGGCCGCGACGTCCGCCGCTACCTGTGGCTGTGCGCGTTCATGAGCAGCCAGGCCGAGCAGGCGTTCGCGGAACAACCCGCTCGGCATCTGCTCCACCTGCGCTACGAGGACCTCGTGGCCGATCCCGTCGGGGAGCTGGGCCGGTTGGGCCGGTTCCTGGATTTCGAGGACTCGGCGGAGTGGGCGCGCCGGATGGCGGACCGCGTCGTCGCAGCAGGTGCGCACTCCCGGTCGCGTCCGGTCGGCACCGCGGGATAG
- a CDS encoding TetR/AcrR family transcriptional regulator: protein MQADEGLRERLIRVGGELLDREGPSAVSLREIARRAGVSHGAPRRYFPTHLELLSAIARDGFTDLAARAYSVLAAEAAGDPRARLTALARVYLDFAATRRSRYELMFRHDLLESGHLGLRETSLPLFRLLTDLVAQVRPKPEPPAQVVAGALWANLHGIAQLWNWGSLTLATGATDPGGLLDAALTAHLGPAA, encoded by the coding sequence ATGCAAGCTGACGAGGGCCTACGCGAGCGCCTCATCCGTGTCGGCGGCGAACTACTCGACCGCGAGGGCCCGTCCGCGGTGTCGCTGCGAGAGATCGCCCGACGCGCCGGCGTCTCGCACGGCGCGCCACGCCGCTACTTTCCCACCCACCTGGAGTTGCTGTCCGCGATCGCCCGCGACGGCTTCACCGACCTCGCCGCCCGGGCGTACTCCGTCCTGGCGGCCGAGGCAGCCGGCGACCCGCGTGCCCGGCTCACCGCGCTCGCCCGGGTCTACCTCGACTTCGCCGCCACCCGCCGGAGCCGATACGAGCTGATGTTCCGCCACGACCTGCTGGAGAGCGGCCACCTGGGACTGCGCGAAACCAGCCTGCCGCTCTTCCGGCTCCTCACCGACCTCGTCGCGCAGGTCCGGCCGAAGCCCGAGCCGCCGGCCCAGGTCGTCGCCGGAGCGCTGTGGGCCAATCTGCACGGCATCGCCCAACTGTGGAACTGGGGCAGCCTCACCCTCGCGACCGGCGCCACCGATCCGGGTGGCCTGCTCGACGCTGCCCTCACCGCCCACCTGGGACCCGCCGCATGA
- a CDS encoding sensor histidine kinase yields MSVQAAPQWAVRWPKVSKPSRTAWTIAAATLALAGAAALVELARANGVSATALPPPGEVPAEARDWLLALVCAPLGARIAAHAPRNVSGWLVLAVALMGAGTVASAAVSTPPTDWLRLWLWWPSYGLLVLVALLFPTGRPASPRWRPVVRTLAGALLVGVVGLISLASRAPGLLAGDRVVAPGWDTVAVLGATAALLIGTALAVASLVIRIVRASAPTRGPLLWAGVNSALLLGATVLDTIEGAPLIWLLGALAMPMAAVIGVLRYGLYEIDMLIHRSLQYGLLSAAVLAVYPVAVLLAARVMPPAAAAAVAVVVVALLPLRDYVRSLLRLGMYGLGARPHELVDLLNRRVGAAQLPEEVLATAVAAIGEGMKVPFVQVRLAGRPEPEATAGHQRPWSTTALPLTYQGQVIGELVVQQRSPDEAWSRREQRLLLGLVAQLGPSAASVRLTRELRAARERLVRTREEELRRLQRDLHDGVGPALSGARMLTAAARRHAGEPAVQQLLERVTQDLADASGELRHIVDGLRPPALDRGLQPALEAAVRRHQVPGLRVDLHVDSDLTDLPAAVEVAAYRLVDEALTNVVKHAQARHADVTVNRLPDRLGIEVTDDGTGPGSARAGGVGLDSMRQRCEELGGDCRVVAAEPGTRVRAELPIIEV; encoded by the coding sequence ATGTCGGTCCAGGCTGCTCCACAGTGGGCGGTACGGTGGCCAAAGGTCTCCAAACCGTCCCGGACAGCCTGGACCATCGCTGCGGCAACCCTCGCCCTGGCCGGGGCCGCGGCCCTCGTCGAGCTGGCTCGGGCCAACGGCGTGTCGGCCACCGCGCTGCCCCCACCGGGCGAGGTGCCCGCCGAGGCCCGCGACTGGCTCCTCGCTCTCGTCTGCGCACCACTCGGTGCCCGCATCGCCGCTCACGCCCCACGAAACGTGTCCGGTTGGCTGGTCCTCGCCGTGGCCCTGATGGGAGCCGGCACCGTCGCGAGCGCGGCGGTCAGCACCCCACCGACCGACTGGCTCCGCCTCTGGCTGTGGTGGCCGAGCTACGGCCTCCTCGTCCTCGTGGCGCTGCTCTTCCCCACCGGGCGACCGGCGTCGCCGCGTTGGCGACCGGTCGTCCGCACGCTCGCCGGGGCACTGCTGGTCGGCGTCGTCGGACTGATCTCGCTGGCCAGCCGGGCACCCGGCCTGCTGGCCGGCGACCGGGTCGTCGCCCCGGGGTGGGACACGGTCGCGGTGCTCGGTGCCACCGCCGCCCTGCTGATCGGCACCGCGCTGGCCGTGGCCAGCCTGGTGATCCGGATCGTACGAGCCTCGGCCCCAACCCGGGGGCCGCTGCTCTGGGCCGGCGTCAACTCGGCCCTCCTGCTCGGCGCGACCGTCCTCGACACCATCGAGGGCGCACCCCTGATCTGGCTGCTCGGCGCGCTGGCCATGCCGATGGCGGCGGTCATCGGCGTCCTGCGGTACGGCCTCTACGAGATCGACATGCTGATCCACCGCTCGTTGCAGTACGGGCTACTCAGCGCCGCGGTCCTCGCCGTCTATCCCGTCGCCGTGCTGCTCGCCGCCCGGGTCATGCCACCTGCCGCCGCCGCGGCGGTCGCCGTCGTGGTGGTGGCGCTGCTGCCACTGCGCGACTACGTCCGCTCGCTGCTGCGGCTCGGCATGTACGGTCTCGGCGCCCGTCCCCACGAACTGGTCGACCTGCTCAACCGCCGGGTCGGCGCGGCACAACTGCCCGAGGAGGTGCTGGCCACCGCCGTGGCGGCGATCGGCGAGGGTATGAAGGTGCCGTTCGTGCAGGTGCGCCTGGCCGGTCGGCCGGAGCCGGAGGCGACCGCCGGGCACCAGCGGCCCTGGTCGACCACCGCTCTACCGTTGACCTACCAGGGGCAGGTGATCGGGGAACTCGTCGTGCAGCAGCGCAGCCCGGACGAGGCCTGGTCCCGACGCGAACAGCGGCTCCTCCTGGGCCTGGTCGCGCAGCTCGGGCCGTCGGCGGCGTCGGTCCGGCTGACCCGCGAACTGCGGGCGGCCCGGGAGCGGCTGGTGCGTACCCGCGAGGAGGAGCTCCGCCGGCTCCAGCGGGACCTGCACGACGGGGTCGGGCCGGCGCTCAGCGGCGCCCGGATGCTGACCGCCGCCGCGCGGCGGCACGCCGGCGAGCCCGCCGTCCAGCAGTTGCTGGAACGCGTCACCCAGGACCTGGCCGACGCGTCCGGGGAGCTGCGCCACATCGTGGACGGCCTGCGGCCCCCCGCCCTGGACCGGGGTCTCCAGCCGGCGCTGGAGGCCGCCGTACGTCGGCACCAGGTACCCGGTCTCCGCGTGGACCTGCACGTCGACAGTGACCTCACGGATCTCCCCGCCGCCGTGGAGGTGGCCGCCTACCGCCTGGTCGACGAGGCACTGACCAACGTGGTCAAGCATGCGCAGGCCCGCCACGCCGACGTTACGGTGAACCGGCTGCCGGACCGGCTGGGCATCGAGGTGACCGACGACGGTACCGGGCCGGGCTCCGCGAGAGCCGGCGGAGTCGGGCTGGACTCCATGCGGCAGCGCTGCGAGGAACTCGGCGGCGACTGCCGGGTGGTGGCCGCCGAACCCGGCACCCGGGTCCGGGCCGAGCTTCCGATCATCGAGGTCTGA
- a CDS encoding lysophospholipid acyltransferase family protein encodes MTRTPPLYAIAQRTIGRYLNHSWHPTVTGLGHLPDTGGAILAANHLSVADQLFLGVLTPRHIAFWAKAEYFRSPGLRGRLTRRVVTAMGAIPVDRGGGRAALAALDAAVPVLRSGGLVAIFPEGTRSPDGRLYRGRTGVVRLAHQAGVPIIPVGIRGTDRLRPPGGSLPRRHPVSITFGPAIPVHIETPADIRRLTDTLMATIQTLTEQEYVPSYART; translated from the coding sequence ATGACCCGCACCCCGCCCCTGTACGCGATAGCTCAGCGCACCATCGGCCGATACCTGAACCATTCCTGGCACCCCACCGTCACCGGCCTCGGTCACCTCCCCGACACGGGGGGCGCTATCCTGGCCGCCAACCACCTGTCGGTCGCCGACCAGCTGTTCCTCGGAGTCCTGACGCCCCGGCACATCGCCTTCTGGGCCAAGGCCGAATACTTCCGCTCTCCCGGGCTCCGTGGCCGCCTCACCCGGCGGGTCGTCACCGCCATGGGCGCCATCCCGGTCGATCGCGGCGGCGGTCGGGCGGCCCTCGCCGCGCTCGACGCGGCCGTGCCCGTACTCCGCTCCGGCGGTCTGGTGGCCATCTTCCCCGAGGGCACCCGTTCCCCCGACGGCCGCCTCTATCGTGGCCGTACCGGGGTCGTCCGCCTCGCTCACCAGGCCGGCGTCCCCATCATCCCGGTCGGCATCCGGGGCACCGACCGTCTCCGTCCGCCCGGGGGATCCCTGCCCCGGCGCCATCCCGTCAGCATCACCTTCGGGCCGGCCATCCCGGTGCACATCGAGACGCCGGCCGACATCCGCCGGCTCACCGACACCCTGATGGCCACCATCCAGACCCTGACCGAACAGGAGTACGTGCCGAGCTACGCCCGGACCTGA
- the lanL gene encoding class IV lanthionine synthetase LanL has translation MSSGQPQHAADDQDAAQLLLLDIARVALIRAGAEDWTTRRSTLWCLLEPPEHAMRPHGWKLHVSATQLSAPIVLARSAPVLIEAGCPFKFARSLDFAGRMGSRNAERGGGGKFLTAYPDDDEQFRRLADRLHQVTYGLPGPGVLSDRPYRTGGVVYYRYGGFRGSTLGNDGCYETSLVGPDGTAVRDVRRAWFSPPPWAGSPLAPLGPDGTEPATRSPSPATANRVSPTQGPATNGTAAARPVLLGGRFLVRDAIRHSYRGGVYRAVDQRTGEQVVVKQARRHADADLTGADAQDALRNEADVLRRLAGQQLAPRLVELFAQQDDLFLAEEFIPGAHLHWWRSDQLARTGRQETGLTLAEITRMAGLLTEALAAVHATGLVHRDFNPFNVMVTEDESLRLVDLEMSARPGRPVGRIVTFGYTSPEQRNGALVGPAPAQTSDLYSLGATICYLTTGIDPVLLRDEPTERPMLPRIAALLDLAEQSLPVTRRLRPLILGLTDDDPARRWPLSRVREFLAELDRQPEPAATITAGPPTRPPTASPDRLISDGLDFLLDTMTPNRNDRLWRSGPFGMTTDACAVQHGAAGVLSVLTLAATARPDERLRRAVADAARWIGRQLPAEPRVLPGLYFGRSGTAWALHDAARLLTDDVLADQALELALRIPTGWPNPDVCHGTAGAGLAQLHLWQVTGDERCRQRMLACADHLVEVAERTGDEVMWPVPDDFPSELAGVRQYGFGHGVAGVGTFLLAAAELTGRADYHDLALLAGHTLARNVEVDPAAASWPGVNQAQPNRRMVAHWCSGSSGIGTFLIRLWQNTGEDRFGELARQAAVTVRRSRFTASPAACHGLAGDGHFLLDLADALDEPRYRDWAEEFADWMGARAALRDGRLLLPDETLLDVVADFHTGLSGAVGYLLRLRHGGPRPFLPAAPAVGLPTATGTGAASTTGTPALTTSGQTGAAR, from the coding sequence ATGTCTTCCGGCCAGCCCCAGCACGCCGCCGACGACCAGGACGCGGCACAACTTCTGCTGCTCGACATCGCCCGGGTGGCGCTCATCCGGGCCGGTGCCGAGGACTGGACGACGCGCCGCTCGACCCTCTGGTGCCTGTTGGAGCCGCCGGAGCACGCGATGCGCCCGCACGGTTGGAAGCTGCACGTCTCCGCCACCCAGCTCTCCGCGCCGATCGTACTGGCCCGATCCGCACCCGTCCTGATCGAGGCCGGCTGTCCCTTCAAGTTCGCCCGCAGCCTCGACTTCGCCGGACGGATGGGCTCCCGCAACGCCGAGCGCGGCGGCGGCGGCAAGTTCCTGACCGCGTACCCGGACGACGACGAGCAGTTCCGCCGGCTGGCCGACCGGCTGCACCAGGTCACCTACGGGCTGCCCGGGCCGGGCGTCCTCTCCGACCGGCCGTACCGTACCGGTGGAGTGGTCTACTACCGCTACGGCGGCTTCCGGGGCAGCACGCTCGGCAACGACGGTTGCTACGAGACCAGTCTGGTCGGCCCCGACGGCACGGCGGTCCGCGACGTACGCCGGGCCTGGTTCAGCCCTCCGCCGTGGGCCGGCTCGCCGCTGGCACCGCTCGGGCCGGACGGGACCGAACCGGCGACGCGGTCCCCGTCCCCGGCCACGGCGAACCGGGTGTCACCGACACAGGGGCCCGCCACGAACGGTACGGCCGCCGCCCGGCCGGTCCTGCTGGGCGGTCGGTTCCTGGTCCGCGACGCGATCCGGCACTCGTACCGGGGTGGCGTCTACCGGGCCGTCGACCAGCGCACCGGCGAGCAGGTGGTGGTCAAGCAGGCCCGGCGGCACGCCGACGCCGACCTGACCGGCGCGGACGCCCAGGACGCGCTGCGCAACGAGGCGGACGTGTTGCGACGGCTGGCGGGACAACAGCTCGCGCCACGACTGGTCGAGCTCTTCGCCCAACAGGACGACCTGTTCCTGGCGGAGGAGTTCATCCCCGGGGCGCACCTGCACTGGTGGCGTTCCGACCAGTTGGCCCGCACCGGACGGCAGGAGACCGGGCTGACCCTCGCGGAGATCACGCGCATGGCCGGGCTGCTGACCGAGGCGCTGGCCGCCGTGCACGCCACGGGCCTGGTGCATCGGGACTTCAACCCGTTCAACGTGATGGTCACCGAGGACGAGAGCCTGCGCCTGGTCGACCTGGAGATGTCGGCCCGGCCGGGTCGACCGGTGGGCCGGATCGTCACGTTCGGCTACACCTCGCCGGAACAGCGGAACGGGGCGCTCGTCGGCCCGGCGCCCGCCCAGACCTCCGACCTCTACAGCCTCGGCGCCACCATCTGCTACCTGACCACCGGGATCGACCCGGTGCTGCTGCGCGACGAGCCGACCGAACGGCCGATGCTGCCCCGGATCGCGGCCCTGCTGGACCTGGCCGAGCAGTCACTCCCGGTGACCCGACGGCTTCGACCGCTCATCCTCGGCCTGACCGACGACGACCCCGCCCGGCGGTGGCCGCTGTCGCGGGTACGGGAGTTCCTGGCCGAACTGGACCGGCAGCCGGAACCGGCCGCCACGATCACCGCTGGGCCGCCGACCCGGCCACCGACCGCCAGCCCGGACCGGCTGATCAGCGACGGCCTGGACTTCCTGCTCGACACCATGACGCCGAACCGAAACGACCGACTGTGGCGGTCCGGGCCGTTCGGCATGACCACCGACGCGTGTGCCGTGCAGCACGGGGCGGCTGGCGTCCTGTCCGTGCTCACCCTCGCCGCCACGGCGCGACCCGACGAGCGGCTACGCCGGGCGGTCGCCGACGCCGCCCGATGGATCGGTCGTCAACTGCCCGCCGAGCCACGGGTCCTGCCCGGCCTCTACTTCGGCCGGTCCGGCACCGCCTGGGCCCTGCACGACGCGGCCCGGCTGCTCACCGACGACGTTCTCGCCGACCAGGCGCTCGAATTGGCCCTGCGGATACCCACCGGGTGGCCCAACCCCGACGTCTGCCACGGCACGGCCGGGGCCGGCCTGGCCCAGCTGCACCTGTGGCAGGTCACCGGGGACGAACGATGCCGGCAGCGGATGCTGGCCTGCGCCGATCACCTGGTCGAGGTGGCCGAACGAACCGGCGACGAGGTGATGTGGCCGGTGCCCGACGACTTCCCGTCCGAACTGGCCGGCGTCCGGCAGTACGGCTTCGGTCACGGGGTCGCCGGGGTCGGCACGTTCCTGCTGGCCGCCGCCGAGCTGACCGGCCGGGCCGACTACCACGACCTGGCGCTGCTGGCGGGTCACACGCTGGCCCGCAACGTCGAGGTCGACCCGGCGGCGGCCTCGTGGCCCGGGGTGAACCAGGCGCAGCCGAACCGCCGGATGGTCGCGCACTGGTGCAGCGGTTCGTCCGGCATCGGGACCTTCCTGATCCGGCTCTGGCAGAACACCGGCGAGGACCGCTTCGGTGAGTTGGCCCGGCAGGCCGCCGTGACCGTCCGACGATCCCGGTTCACCGCCTCCCCCGCCGCCTGCCACGGCCTCGCCGGCGACGGCCACTTCCTGCTCGACCTGGCCGACGCCCTCGATGAGCCCCGGTACCGCGACTGGGCCGAGGAGTTCGCCGACTGGATGGGGGCCCGTGCCGCACTCCGCGACGGTCGGCTGCTGCTGCCCGACGAGACGCTGCTGGACGTCGTGGCCGATTTCCACACCGGCCTCTCCGGTGCGGTCGGCTACCTGCTGCGGCTGCGGCACGGCGGCCCCCGGCCGTTCCTGCCGGCAGCGCCGGCGGTGGGACTACCGACGGCGACCGGGACCGGGGCGGCCTCGACGACGGGTACGCCGGCCCTGACCACCAGCGGGCAGACCGGGGCGGCGAGATGA
- a CDS encoding sulfite exporter TauE/SafE family protein, whose protein sequence is MDATLNAAEGLAVLAAGAAAGAINAVVGSGTLVTFPVLLALGYPPVVANVSNTVGLVPGSLSGAYAYRRDLAGHGPLLLRLGIAAVLGAVTGGVLLLCLPPGAFRTIVPVLIGLALVLVVVQPRLAQALAGWRGEDGRRAGPLLLVGVFGTGIYGGYFGAAQGVLLLGLLGVLLSTDLRWVNGVKNLLAGLVNGVAAVLFLALGTVAWQPALLIAAGSVVGGLIGGRWGRRLPSKALRAVIVVVGLAALVKLLA, encoded by the coding sequence ATGGACGCGACGCTGAATGCTGCCGAGGGGCTGGCGGTGTTGGCCGCTGGGGCCGCTGCGGGCGCGATCAACGCGGTGGTGGGCTCGGGCACGTTGGTGACGTTCCCGGTGTTGCTGGCCCTGGGATATCCGCCGGTGGTGGCGAACGTGTCGAACACGGTGGGGCTGGTGCCGGGATCGCTCTCCGGGGCGTACGCCTATCGCAGGGATCTGGCCGGGCACGGTCCGCTGCTGTTACGGCTGGGCATCGCCGCCGTGCTCGGTGCGGTCACCGGGGGCGTGCTGCTGCTGTGCCTGCCTCCTGGCGCGTTTCGCACCATCGTCCCGGTGCTGATCGGGCTGGCGCTGGTGCTGGTGGTGGTGCAGCCGCGGCTGGCTCAGGCGCTGGCCGGCTGGCGCGGCGAGGACGGCCGACGGGCCGGCCCGCTGCTGCTCGTTGGCGTGTTCGGCACCGGGATCTACGGCGGCTACTTCGGTGCCGCGCAAGGGGTGCTGCTGTTGGGGCTGCTGGGCGTGTTGCTCTCCACGGACCTGCGCTGGGTCAACGGGGTGAAGAATCTGCTCGCGGGCCTGGTGAACGGGGTGGCGGCAGTGTTGTTCCTCGCTTTGGGGACGGTCGCCTGGCAGCCGGCGTTGCTGATCGCGGCGGGATCCGTGGTGGGTGGCCTGATCGGCGGCCGCTGGGGACGCCGGTTGCCGTCGAAAGCGCTGCGCGCCGTGATCGTGGTCGTCGGGCTGGCTGCCCTGGTAAAGCTGCTGGCCTGA